The Oryctolagus cuniculus chromosome 5, mOryCun1.1, whole genome shotgun sequence genome includes a region encoding these proteins:
- the LOC138849887 gene encoding olfactory receptor 2G3-like, producing the protein MGMSNKSFKGTFILVGFSDQPQLEKILFVIVLIAYFLTLAGNTVIILISSVDPKLKTPMYFFLTQLSLVDMCVTTSIGPQLLWNLKGRAKTITSLGCAIQLYVSLATGSTECVLLAVMAFDRYAAVCKPLHYTTVMNPQLCQALAGVAWLSGTGNALIQGTVTLRLPRCGHRLLHHFFCEVPSMIKLACVDIHANEVQLFFASLVLLLLPLALILTSYGHIARAVVRIKSVQAWHKALGTCGSHLMVVTLFYGSITAVYIQPNSSYSQTHGKFISLFYTVVTPMLNPLIYTLRNKDVKGALVRLFHRDPTTYK; encoded by the coding sequence ATGGGAATGTCCAATAAGAGTTTCAAGGGAACTTTCATTCTGGTGGGCTTCTCTGACCAGCCCCAGCTGGAAAAGATACTCTTTGTGATCGTCCTGATAGCCTATTTTCTTACATTGGCAGGAAATACAGTGATTATTCTGATCTCCTCTGTAGACCCTAAACTCAAAACACCCATGTACTTTTTTCTTACTCAACTATCCCTAGTTGATATGTGTGTTACCACCAGCATTGGCCCTCAGCTGCTCTGGAACCTAAAAGGACGAGCCAAGACCATCACTTCCCTGGGTTGTGCCATTCAACTCTACGTCTCCCTGGCAACGGGCTCCACCGAGTGTGTTCTCCTGGCTGTCATGGCTTTTGATCGCTACGCTGCAGTTTGTAAACCTCTCCACTACACTACTGTGATGAACCCACAGCTGTGCCAGGCTCTGGCAGGGGTCGCGTGGTTGAGTGGGACAGGAAATGCTCTCATCCAGGGGACTGTCACCCTCCGGCTGCCTCGCTGTGGACACCGATTGCTCCATCACTTCTTCTGTGAGGTACCCTCCATGATTAAGCTTGCATGTGTGGACATCCATGCCAATGAGGTCCAGCTCTTCTTTGCTTCATTGGTCTTGCTGCTCTTGCCCTTAGCACTGATACTGACATCCTATGGACACATAGCCAGGGCGGTTGTAAGGATTAAGTCAGTGCAGGCCTGGCACAAGGCCCTGGGGACATGTGGATCCCACTTGATGGTTGTGACCCTCTTTTATGGGAGCATCACTGCTGTCTACATCCAGCCCAACAGTTCTTATTCCCAAACTCATGGGAAATTCATCTCCCTCTTCTACACAGTCGTGACCCCAATGCTCAATCCCCTCATCTACACACTGAGGAATAAAGATGTGAAAGGGGCACTGGTAAGACTATTTCACAGAGACCCAACAACATACAAATGA
- the LOC100340072 gene encoding olfactory receptor 2G3-like, whose amino-acid sequence MGLTNVSVKRDFTLVGFSDQPQLEKILFVIILIAYFLTLAGNTVIILISSVDPKLKTPMYFFLTQLSLVDICFTTSVVPQLLWNLKGRAKTITSLGCAIQLYVSLATGSTECVLLAVMAFDRYAAVCKPLHYTTVMNPQLCQALAGVAWLSGTGNALIQGTVTLRLPRCGHRLLHHFFCEVPSMIKLACVDIHANEVQLFFASLVLLLLPLALILTSYGHIARVVVRIKSVQAWHKTLGTCGSHLMVVTLFYGSITAVYIQPNSSYSQTHGKFISLFYTVVTPMLNPLIYTLRNKDVKGALVRLFHRDPTTYK is encoded by the coding sequence ATGGGACTGACCAATGTAAGTGTCAAAAGGGACTTCACACTAGTAGGTTTCTCTGACCAGCCCCAGCTGGAAAAGATACTCTTTGTGATCATCCTGATAGCCTATTTTCTTACATTGGCAGGAAATACAGTGATTATTCTGATCTCCTCTGTAGACCCTAAACTCAAAACACCCATGTACTTTTTTCTTACTCAACTATCCCTAGTTGATATCTGTTTTACCACCAGTGTTGTCCCCCAACTGCTGTGGAACCTAAAAGGACGAGCCAAGACCATCACTTCCCTGGGTTGTGCCATTCAACTCTACGTCTCCCTGGCAACGGGCTCCACGGAGTGTGTTCTCCTGGCTGTCATGGCTTTTGATCGCTATGCTGCAGTTTGTAAACCTCTCCACTACACTACTGTGATGAACCCACAGCTGTGCCAGGCTCTGGCAGGGGTCGCGTGGTTGAGTGGGACAGGAAATGCTCTCATCCAGGGGACTGTCACCCTCCGGCTGCCTCGCTGTGGACACCGATTGCTCCATCACTTCTTCTGTGAGGTACCCTCCATGATTAAGCTTGCATGTGTGGACATCCATGCCAATGAGGTCCAGCTCTTCTTTGCTTCATTGGTCTTGCTGCTCTTGCCCTTAGCACTGATATTGACATCCTATGGACACATAGCCAGGGTGGTTGTAAGGATTAAGTCAGTGCAGGCCTGGCACAAGACCCTGGGGACATGTGGATCCCACTTGATGGTTGTGACCCTCTTTTATGGGAGCATCACTGCTGTCTACATCCAGCCCAACAGTTCTTATTCCCAAACTCATGGGAAATTCATCTCCCTCTTCTACACAGTCGTGACCCCAATGCTCAATCCCCTCATCTACACACTGAGGAATAAAGATGTGAAAGGGGCACTGGTAAGACTATTTCACAGAGACCCAACAACATACAAATGA